Below is a window of Oryza brachyantha chromosome 10, ObraRS2, whole genome shotgun sequence DNA.
CTAGTATTTCAGATAGGTTTGGAGTATTTGAAACATTTTGGaatagaagatgaacatggagaTTTTGGATCTGGACGATTTTGAATAGAGGGTCTAGGGTTTGAAGTTTGTAGCAATGACTTGACTGAAGGAATTTGAATTGATGATGGATATGTGAATATATAGCGAAGGACGGGATAATATCAAGAGAGTGGGATAAAGTATTTAGGGGTTGTTCGTTTTAGCtccatgtcatatcggatgtttggacactaatttgatgtattaaacatagagtaataaaaaattaatttcataaataagagctaatccacgagacaattttttaagcctaattaatctataattagtaagtgtttactgtagcatcacatatgctaattagattcgtctcgccaattagtccaagattacggatgagttttattaatagtctaataATAAgtgtcaaacatccgatatgactaggggctaaagtttagccctagaaacaaacacccccttaagaGCCTTCAACTAGACGGTgacaactttaaaatattttcgcaaatttttttcccGGGAAAATCTAGTatgttacaaatatattattaaatcatATGttattcaaattaattttcatataacaGATCCAATCAAACACTATAAAACACATATTATTTGTCCAGTAAGCCAATGCTTCTGCACGGACTCTCCAACACGTACATGATCTCACCCTCACACACCCACATGCCACAACTTTTTATTCAGCACGAACAAGCTGAGCTGGGAAATTAATCATCCAACAATTAACCAAACGACAGATTAACCACGCGCGTAATGGAACGGATGATTGATTCAGTGATAGATCGGAGAggccggagacggcggcgcagctcCACCACCATTCCCTGCGCCACCACCGTTGTTCGCCGGCAATGGCTTCGGCTTGGGATCCGGCACGGGTTCAGGCTTCTTGTGGAAATAGTCGAAGAAGGGGTGCTTGCGGAAGAAGTCGTCGCACAGGGACACCGAGGTgcactccgccgccgacgagtaCGTCGTGTACCGcatctcgccggcgacggcgacgaaggtGTTGGCCGCCCTACCGCCGTTGTCCGTCGTCACCGGCACGATCTTGGACGGCTCCTGCCCGGGGCACGCCGTGCTGCTCGCCGCGTTGTGGAGCTGCGCGAAGCAGTCGGCGCCGTGgaggtcgtcggcggcgaggggcacGCTGaaggcgccgtcgccgtcgaggtcGCCGACGGCCTTGCGCTCGtactcgccgtcgccgttcttGCATTTGATCGCCACCTGGAGACCTGAACAACACGATCAATGGTAATCGATAGAGCTTACAATAATTCATTCTGCAGACATGGTATACATCTATACCCTTGAAAGCATCCTCAGCCTGCATGTTCTTCCTGGTGCAGTCGCCGCACTTGGCCtggccgacgacgaccaccgccgcctcgccgtccgccgcggaGGCGACCGCCATCAGAGCGGCGCAGGCGATGGCGCCGAAGAGCAGAGCTCGTGCTACAGCTGCCATTGCTGAAtcctgcctcctcctcttgctaTCAGCTGGAGTATGTATCTAGCTGTGTGTGTGGATGAGTGAAGAAGAAGCAGAGGCAATGCATGGTTTATATAGGCGTCTGCGTGCATCATCATGCAGATCATCGATAGAGCAGAAATGATCTGAGGtgacctagctagctaattacaAAGTAAGTGATTACCAATTTGGCGCCGAATTTGCAGGTTCAGAATTAATGCCGTACGTTTGATACTTTGATTTGATCTGATCAGCAGTGTGTTGATGCTCCTACGCCTCCCATTGCCATTGGTGGTGTTTAGCAAGCAAAGTTAAGCTTTGATTACCTAGCTAGTGCTCCAACAGTGAACAGAGACATGCACTAGTTTATttcataaaggaaaaaaaagggaatagTACTATGGATTATAGGGTTGGTAATTATAGGACAGCTCCAACCAAATTGCATGATTGATGTCGATCTTGTATTGTCTTGATTATAATTAATTCGGCTTCTGGATTATTGTCTTTTTTAATTTGCCGATACATAAGAACTTGAATTAATTTGGAGAAACAGAGCAAGTATCAAGTGTTTTCGTTCGTAACTAACTCCCAAAGACGGAGGATGGAAACATTATACACTTTTACGAGGGAGATTTTAAACACTCGAGGGAACATCCC
It encodes the following:
- the LOC102719233 gene encoding uncharacterized protein LOC102719233, translating into MAAVARALLFGAIACAALMAVASAADGEAAVVVVGQAKCGDCTRKNMQAEDAFKGLQVAIKCKNGDGEYERKAVGDLDGDGAFSVPLAADDLHGADCFAQLHNAASSTACPGQEPSKIVPVTTDNGGRAANTFVAVAGEMRYTTYSSAAECTSVSLCDDFFRKHPFFDYFHKKPEPVPDPKPKPLPANNGGGAGNGGGAAPPSPASPIYH